In Paenibacillus hexagrammi, the following are encoded in one genomic region:
- the uvrA gene encoding excinuclease ABC subunit UvrA gives MSRDNIVIKGARAHNLKNIDVTIPRDKFVVLTGLSGSGKSSLAFDTIYAEGQRRYVESLSAYARQFLGQMDKPDVDSIEGLSPAISIDQKTTSRNPRSTVGTVTEIYDYLRLLFARIGRPHCPTHGIEITSQTIEQMVDRIMEYPERTKLQILAPLVSGRKGEHTKLLADIQKQGFVRVRINGETTDLAEKIELDKNKKHNIEVVVDRIVVKDDVHARLADSLETALKLANGRVIVDVIDQEELLFSQNLACPECGFSIEELAPRMFSFNSPFGACAECDGLGSQMIVDPELLVPNNSLTIEEGAFEAWAGSTSNYYPQFLAAVCEHYKIPRDLAVSELSNDQMKVLLYGTGGEKIRFRYENDMGATKEALVPFEGIIRNLERRFRDTFSEGIREHIQTYMSTKPCPKCKGQRLKPETLAVTINGKNIAHATALSIGEAQEWFEGLQLTDKEKTIAHLILKEINARLGFLVNVGLDYLTMHRAAGTLSGGEAQRIRLATQIGSSLMGVLYILDEPSIGLHQRDNTRLISTLEHMRNLGNTLIVVEHDEDTMMAADYIIDIGPGAGIHGGQVIAQGTPQELMQDSNSLTGQYLSGKKFIPVPAERRKPNGKWIEIKGAKENNLRNVTAKFPLGVFSAVTGVSGSGKSTLINEILYKTLARELNGAKVRPGEHKEVLGLEHIDKVIDIDQSPIGRTPRSNPATYTGVFDDIRDLYSNTTEAKIRGYKKGRFSFNVKGGRCEACRGDGIIKIEMHFLPDVYVPCEVCKGKRYNRETLEVKYKGKSISEVLGLTIEDGCEFFKNVPRIHRKLQTLLDVGLGYMTLGQPATTLSGGEAQRVKLAAELYRRSTGKTIYILDEPTTGLHIDDIDRLLKVLHRLVENGETVLVIEHNLDVIKTADYLIDLGPDGGSRGGQIVATGTPEDVVKVAGSYTGQYLKPILERDRERSEDYAKRLEVLEDAVG, from the coding sequence GTGTCCAGAGATAATATCGTCATTAAAGGAGCGAGAGCTCATAATTTAAAAAATATCGACGTGACCATTCCGCGGGATAAGTTTGTCGTGCTGACAGGGTTAAGCGGCTCAGGCAAATCGTCGCTCGCTTTTGATACGATTTACGCAGAGGGGCAGCGTAGGTATGTAGAGTCGCTGTCCGCTTACGCAAGACAGTTCTTGGGCCAGATGGATAAGCCGGATGTAGACTCCATTGAAGGGCTGTCTCCAGCGATCTCCATTGACCAGAAGACGACAAGTCGTAACCCACGCTCTACGGTTGGTACGGTGACGGAGATTTACGATTATCTCCGGCTTTTGTTTGCGCGGATTGGAAGACCCCATTGCCCAACCCACGGTATTGAAATTACGTCGCAGACGATCGAACAAATGGTGGACCGGATTATGGAATATCCGGAACGGACCAAACTGCAAATCCTGGCACCTTTAGTATCGGGCCGCAAGGGAGAGCATACCAAGCTGCTGGCGGATATTCAGAAGCAGGGCTTCGTGAGGGTGCGGATCAATGGAGAAACAACGGATCTCGCCGAGAAAATCGAGCTCGATAAGAACAAGAAGCACAACATCGAAGTGGTCGTTGACCGAATTGTCGTCAAGGATGACGTGCATGCAAGGCTTGCTGACTCGTTGGAGACAGCGCTGAAACTGGCCAACGGCCGAGTTATCGTCGATGTCATTGACCAAGAAGAACTGTTGTTCAGCCAAAATCTGGCTTGTCCGGAGTGCGGATTCAGTATTGAAGAATTGGCGCCGCGGATGTTTTCGTTTAACAGCCCATTCGGCGCATGTGCGGAGTGCGACGGACTGGGCAGCCAAATGATTGTGGATCCTGAGCTTCTCGTTCCGAACAACTCGCTTACGATTGAAGAGGGAGCTTTCGAAGCTTGGGCAGGCAGCACATCGAACTATTACCCGCAGTTTCTTGCCGCTGTGTGCGAGCATTACAAGATTCCCCGGGACCTCGCGGTATCGGAGCTCTCTAACGATCAGATGAAGGTGCTCCTCTATGGAACTGGAGGCGAGAAAATCCGGTTTCGTTACGAGAACGATATGGGAGCGACGAAAGAAGCTTTAGTTCCATTCGAGGGCATTATCCGCAACCTGGAGAGAAGATTCCGGGATACATTCTCCGAAGGAATCAGAGAGCATATTCAGACGTATATGAGCACGAAGCCTTGTCCGAAATGTAAGGGCCAGCGTCTTAAGCCCGAAACGTTAGCCGTGACGATCAATGGCAAGAATATCGCACATGCGACGGCTCTTTCAATTGGTGAGGCTCAAGAGTGGTTTGAAGGGCTGCAGCTTACCGATAAAGAGAAGACCATTGCGCATCTGATCTTGAAAGAAATCAACGCGCGTCTGGGGTTCCTTGTTAACGTTGGGTTGGATTATCTGACGATGCATCGAGCGGCGGGTACGTTATCCGGGGGTGAAGCCCAGCGGATTCGTCTCGCTACGCAAATCGGCTCCAGTCTGATGGGAGTTCTCTATATTCTCGATGAGCCAAGTATCGGTCTTCACCAACGCGACAATACACGACTCATCAGCACACTGGAGCATATGAGAAACTTGGGCAATACGCTAATCGTCGTTGAGCACGATGAGGATACGATGATGGCTGCGGACTATATCATCGATATTGGCCCAGGAGCAGGTATCCATGGCGGACAAGTGATTGCTCAGGGAACTCCCCAAGAGCTGATGCAGGATTCGAATTCACTCACCGGTCAGTATTTGAGCGGCAAAAAGTTTATTCCGGTACCAGCAGAGCGTCGCAAGCCTAATGGCAAATGGATCGAAATCAAAGGTGCTAAGGAAAACAATCTGCGCAACGTGACCGCGAAGTTCCCTCTGGGAGTGTTTTCGGCAGTAACGGGTGTGTCGGGCTCCGGGAAAAGTACGTTAATCAATGAGATTCTATATAAAACGTTAGCGCGTGAGCTCAACGGAGCCAAGGTACGTCCTGGCGAGCATAAAGAGGTTCTGGGACTGGAGCATATCGATAAAGTCATCGATATCGACCAATCTCCAATCGGACGCACGCCGCGTTCCAACCCTGCGACATATACAGGTGTATTTGACGATATCCGTGACCTGTATTCCAACACGACGGAGGCCAAAATCAGAGGCTACAAGAAAGGTCGCTTCAGCTTCAATGTGAAGGGCGGACGATGTGAAGCCTGCCGCGGCGACGGCATTATCAAGATTGAGATGCACTTCCTTCCGGATGTCTACGTGCCTTGTGAAGTCTGCAAAGGCAAGCGCTACAACCGGGAGACGCTAGAAGTAAAATACAAGGGCAAGAGTATTTCTGAGGTACTCGGGCTCACCATCGAAGATGGCTGTGAGTTCTTCAAGAACGTGCCGCGCATCCACCGCAAGCTGCAGACGCTGCTGGACGTGGGGCTGGGCTATATGACGCTCGGCCAGCCGGCAACGACGCTGTCCGGGGGCGAAGCCCAGCGTGTGAAGCTTGCGGCGGAGCTGTACCGCCGCAGCACGGGCAAGACGATCTATATCCTCGATGAGCCCACTACGGGGCTTCATATCGACGATATCGATCGTCTGCTGAAGGTGCTTCACCGTCTCGTAGAGAACGGTGAAACGGTGCTAGTCATCGAGCATAACCTCGATGTGATTAAGACGGCGGACTACCTTATCGATCTGGGACCTGACGGCGGAAGCCGCGGTGGACAGATCGTAGCGACCGGCACGCCGGAAGATGTTGTGAAGGTGGCCGGGTCCTACACCGGCCAGTATTTGAAGCCGATCCTCGAACGGGACCGCGAGAGGTCGGAGGATTACGCCAAGCGTCTGGAAGTTCTGGAGGACGCAGTAGGCTAG